Proteins co-encoded in one Actinomadura luteofluorescens genomic window:
- the alc gene encoding allantoicase has product MTDFTSLPDLAVRTLGGSVVAASDESFAEKENLLNPWKPAFHPETFGPKGQLYDGWETARRRTPGHDWALVRLGLPGQIHGIVIDTAWFKGNYPPHASVEACFADGHPAPAELEAADWLEIVPRTPLKGDTTHTLPTTGSERVFTHVRLNMFPDGGIARLRVHGRVVPNPAYLTGLTVDLAALENGARVLDCSDRFYSSPDNMLFPGLARTQAEGWETARRRDTGNDWAEIALFAPGTIELAELDTSNLKFNAPAEAQLTATTTEGDQTVILPRTRLQPDTRHRYRLKTPEVEKVRLDIHPDGGLARLRLWGLLTPKSEQAITARWNAHIYE; this is encoded by the coding sequence ATGACCGACTTCACGTCCCTGCCGGACCTGGCCGTCCGCACGCTCGGCGGGTCGGTCGTCGCCGCCAGCGACGAGTCCTTCGCCGAGAAGGAGAACCTGCTCAACCCGTGGAAACCCGCGTTCCACCCGGAGACCTTCGGCCCGAAGGGCCAGCTCTACGACGGCTGGGAGACCGCCCGCCGCCGCACCCCCGGCCACGACTGGGCCCTGGTCCGCCTGGGCCTCCCGGGCCAGATCCACGGCATCGTCATCGACACCGCCTGGTTCAAGGGCAACTACCCCCCGCACGCCTCGGTGGAGGCATGCTTCGCCGACGGCCACCCGGCCCCCGCCGAACTCGAAGCCGCCGACTGGCTGGAGATCGTCCCGAGGACCCCCCTCAAGGGCGACACCACGCACACTCTTCCGACCACCGGATCAGAACGCGTCTTCACCCACGTCAGACTCAACATGTTCCCGGACGGCGGCATCGCGCGCCTCCGCGTCCACGGCAGGGTCGTCCCGAACCCCGCCTACCTGACGGGCTTGACCGTGGACCTCGCGGCCCTGGAGAACGGCGCCCGCGTCCTCGACTGCTCCGACCGCTTCTACTCGTCTCCCGACAACATGCTGTTCCCCGGCCTGGCCCGCACCCAGGCCGAAGGCTGGGAAACCGCCCGCCGCCGCGACACGGGCAACGACTGGGCCGAAATAGCCTTGTTCGCCCCCGGCACCATCGAACTGGCCGAGCTCGACACCTCGAACCTCAAATTCAACGCCCCCGCCGAAGCCCAACTGACGGCCACCACCACCGAAGGCGACCAGACCGTCATCCTCCCGCGCACCCGCCTGCAACCCGACACCCGCCACCGCTACCGCCTGAAAACCCCAGAAGTGGAAAAAGTCCGCCTGGACATCCACCCCGACGGCGGCCTGGCCCGCCTACGCCTTTGGGGCTTACTAACCCCCAAATCCGAACAAGCCATAACAGCCCGCTGGAACGCACATATTTACGAATAA